The Petrotoga miotherma DSM 10691 genomic sequence GGAACTGGCCCACCTTGTTCCTCAATTATCTGAGAAACATCAACTCTTGACGGCAATCTTGGGTCAGCGATATAGAATTGATATATTCCTTCAGCTGTTGCTAGGTAATTAATAATGAATTCCATAGCGAACGCTTTGTTTTCTGACCTAGAATTGATCATCAATCCTTGTACACCAACAAAAGGCTTCATCGTTTTACCTGGCTCAACCTCTATGCTTGTTAGTGGAACTACGCCAAAGTCTATACCTGCATCTAAATATGCTTTTACAGCCCATGGACCGTTTATTACCATAGCTGCCAAACCATCCAGAAACATCGAATCCATAATATTGTAGTTCATACCTTGTGGTACTATACCTTCGTCGAAGAAGCTCTTCACAAGATATGCAGCCTTTATAGCCTCTTCATTGTTCAATCCGATGTCGGTTATATCGTAACCAGTTTTAGGATCGTATCCAAAAACATATGCATTGTATGCGCTAAGAAAACCATAAGCATGATACAATTCATTAGCAACAAAGGCAAATCCAACAGTTTCATCCGTGGTAAACTCTTTTGCTAATGCCTTTAGCTCGTCTATACTTGTTGGAACTTCTTCATCGCTTACATAATC encodes the following:
- a CDS encoding sugar ABC transporter substrate-binding protein; this encodes MKKGLILTLVMLVGVLSLFSQTLTVWSSEKQVDFIKRIGQEFTRDTGINVDVQMVTFGDIRSKFLTAAQAGEGPDIIVGAQDWVGELVMNDLLEPIPQSAIELDKFAPSGIQAFTYEGKLYGLPYALEANALFYNRDYVSDEEVPTSIDELKALAKEFTTDETVGFAFVANELYHAYGFLSAYNAYVFGYDPKTGYDITDIGLNNEEAIKAAYLVKSFFDEGIVPQGMNYNIMDSMFLDGLAAMVINGPWAVKAYLDAGIDFGVVPLTSIEVEPGKTMKPFVGVQGLMINSRSENKAFAMEFIINYLATAEGIYQFYIADPRLPSRVDVSQIIEEQGGPVPAEIVAAFTESAAGGEPMPNIPAMQMVWTPMDDALNNIINGTQTPEEALNDAVSKIKAAL